From Sporosarcina sp. Te-1, the proteins below share one genomic window:
- the nadE gene encoding ammonia-dependent NAD(+) synthetase, producing the protein MSLQQQIIEALKVQPSIDPQQEIRRSIDFMKEYVEKNTLLNGFVLGISGGQDSTLVGKLAQMAVDELNQEQQTDRFKFIAVRLPYGKQFDEEDCQDALDYIQPSIIYTVDIKNAVDASEKSLAKAGVIISDYTKGNEKARERMKAQYSIAAAHSCVVLGTDQAAEALTGFYTKFGDGGADLMPIFRLNKRQGRELLKVLNCPEHLYNKVPTADLEENRPALPDEVALGVSYEEIDDYLEGKDVSEKAREQIERFYLRSAHKRHLPITVFDDFWK; encoded by the coding sequence ATGTCACTTCAACAACAGATTATTGAAGCCTTGAAGGTGCAGCCGTCGATCGATCCTCAGCAGGAAATACGCAGATCGATCGATTTCATGAAGGAATATGTAGAGAAAAACACACTTCTGAATGGCTTTGTTCTCGGCATTTCCGGCGGCCAGGACTCGACCCTTGTCGGAAAGCTGGCCCAAATGGCAGTCGATGAATTAAATCAAGAACAACAGACGGATCGATTCAAGTTCATTGCGGTCCGTCTGCCCTATGGCAAGCAGTTTGATGAGGAGGATTGCCAAGACGCCTTGGATTACATCCAGCCCTCCATCATCTATACGGTCGATATTAAGAATGCGGTCGATGCGAGTGAAAAATCACTTGCAAAGGCTGGTGTCATCATTTCCGATTACACAAAAGGGAATGAAAAGGCCAGGGAGCGGATGAAAGCTCAATACTCCATCGCCGCCGCTCACAGCTGTGTTGTGCTCGGCACTGATCAGGCAGCGGAAGCACTCACTGGTTTTTACACAAAATTCGGCGACGGCGGAGCCGACCTCATGCCTATTTTCCGCTTGAACAAACGGCAAGGACGCGAATTATTGAAAGTGTTGAATTGTCCCGAGCATTTGTATAACAAAGTTCCAACCGCAGACTTGGAAGAAAATCGACCGGCTCTTCCGGATGAAGTCGCATTAGGCGTCAGCTATGAGGAGATCGACGATTACCTGGAAGGTAAAGATGTCTCGGAAAAGGCGAGAGAGCAAATTGAAAGATTCTACTTGCGTTCCGCCCATAAGCGACACTTGCCTATCACCGTGTTCGACGACTTCTGGAAATGA
- a CDS encoding nicotinate phosphoribosyltransferase: MSSQYADDSLALHTDLYQINMTESYWADGIHERKAVFEVYFRHLPFGNGYAIFAGLERILDYLRDFHFSESDIAYLRDEVGYQQDFLDYLKGVRFTGDVYSMVEGELVFANEPIVRIEATLAEAQLVETALLNIVNFQTLIATKASRIKQVVKDEVVMEFGSRRAHEMDAAVWGARAAFIGGVEATSNVRAGKRFGIPVAGTHAHSLVQAYKSEYEAFHSYAKRHKDCIFLVDTYNTLKIGVPTAIQVAKELGDRINFLGIRLDSGDIAFLSKEARRMLDEAGFPNAKIVVSNDLDEYTILNLKAQGARVDVWGIGTKLITAYDQPALGAVYKMVSIENEQGEMEDTIKISSNAEKVTTPGLKKLYRIIDRENGKAQGDYITMFDEDPATEERIKMFHPVHTFISKFVTNFEAVNLHVQVMEEGNVTYTNPTLQEMQNYAHDNLGLLWEEYKRSLNPEEYPVDLSQKCWDNKMRNIREVREKVDAFSLR, from the coding sequence ATGAGTTCGCAATATGCAGACGATAGCTTGGCTTTACATACTGATCTTTATCAAATCAATATGACCGAGTCCTACTGGGCGGATGGCATACATGAGAGGAAAGCAGTGTTCGAGGTATACTTCAGGCATTTGCCATTCGGCAATGGATACGCGATTTTCGCAGGACTGGAACGAATTCTTGATTACTTGAGGGATTTTCATTTCAGCGAGAGCGATATCGCTTATTTACGTGATGAAGTTGGGTATCAGCAAGATTTCCTCGATTACTTAAAAGGCGTCCGGTTCACCGGCGATGTTTATTCGATGGTCGAAGGGGAACTTGTATTTGCAAACGAACCGATTGTCCGGATCGAAGCGACACTTGCAGAAGCGCAGCTGGTAGAAACTGCGCTGTTGAATATTGTCAATTTCCAGACGTTGATTGCGACAAAAGCAAGCCGTATTAAGCAGGTCGTGAAAGACGAAGTGGTCATGGAATTCGGCAGTCGCCGTGCACATGAGATGGATGCGGCCGTCTGGGGAGCCCGGGCAGCGTTCATCGGCGGCGTCGAGGCGACAAGCAATGTGAGAGCAGGCAAGCGCTTTGGCATTCCGGTCGCAGGAACTCATGCCCACTCACTCGTGCAAGCGTACAAAAGTGAATATGAGGCGTTCCATTCGTATGCCAAGCGTCACAAAGATTGTATTTTCCTTGTGGATACGTACAATACATTGAAAATTGGTGTGCCGACGGCCATCCAGGTCGCAAAGGAACTGGGAGATCGAATCAATTTCCTTGGCATTCGCCTCGATAGTGGAGATATTGCATTTTTATCCAAAGAGGCCCGCCGCATGCTGGATGAGGCAGGCTTCCCGAATGCCAAAATTGTGGTGTCGAATGATTTGGATGAATATACGATATTAAACTTGAAGGCGCAGGGTGCCAGAGTAGATGTCTGGGGGATTGGCACGAAGCTCATCACGGCTTATGACCAGCCTGCCCTCGGTGCAGTCTATAAAATGGTTTCGATTGAAAATGAACAGGGCGAAATGGAAGATACGATCAAAATTTCATCCAATGCGGAAAAGGTCACAACTCCTGGACTCAAGAAATTGTACCGTATTATCGATAGGGAGAATGGCAAAGCGCAAGGTGATTATATTACGATGTTTGATGAAGATCCGGCAACAGAGGAACGAATCAAAATGTTCCACCCCGTCCATACCTTTATTTCAAAGTTTGTCACGAACTTCGAAGCGGTTAATTTACATGTCCAAGTGATGGAAGAAGGGAACGTCACCTACACGAATCCAACCTTGCAGGAAATGCAGAACTATGCACACGACAATTTGGGGTTGCTATGGGAGGAATACAAGCGCTCCCTGAATCCGGAAGAATATCCTGTCGATTTGAGCCAGAAATGTTGGGATAATAAAATGCGCAACATCCGGGAAGTGCGGGAGAAAGTGGACGCCTTTTCGTTGCGATAA
- a CDS encoding phosphate ABC transporter ATP-binding protein: MAPHQLPAFQFQNIHYTINRTAILKNITGSIPKAKITALVGPSGAGKTTLLKLCNGLLSPTAGSIFVEGQPIDQIAPPTLRRHVGMVLQNSPMIKGTVFDNLALPLRLQGRELDEGEAVALLEKTGLKRTFLRSDVLDLSGGQRQKVSIARTLANTSTILLFDEITSALDRTSVHEIEELVKELKQANSTSVIWITHNLEQAIRVSDYLWVMMDGEVVEMGGPTILESPTNERVAKFVKGEQL; encoded by the coding sequence ATGGCTCCCCATCAACTACCTGCATTTCAATTCCAAAATATTCATTACACCATAAATAGAACTGCTATTTTAAAAAATATTACCGGGTCCATTCCGAAAGCGAAGATCACTGCATTGGTCGGTCCATCTGGAGCCGGTAAAACGACATTGCTTAAACTTTGCAACGGACTCCTATCCCCCACTGCGGGCTCCATTTTTGTCGAGGGCCAGCCGATTGACCAGATTGCACCTCCCACATTGCGGAGACATGTTGGAATGGTCTTGCAAAATTCTCCTATGATCAAAGGCACCGTATTTGATAATCTTGCCCTCCCCCTCCGTTTGCAAGGCAGGGAGCTGGACGAGGGGGAGGCTGTCGCTCTTCTCGAGAAGACTGGACTCAAACGTACATTTTTACGTTCTGATGTACTCGACTTGTCTGGCGGTCAACGTCAAAAAGTGTCAATCGCCCGCACCTTGGCAAACACCTCCACCATTCTGCTGTTTGACGAGATTACATCGGCCCTTGACCGGACCTCTGTACACGAAATAGAAGAATTGGTCAAAGAACTTAAACAGGCCAACAGTACTTCCGTCATCTGGATTACTCATAATTTAGAACAGGCCATCAGGGTAAGTGATTACTTGTGGGTCATGATGGACGGGGAAGTTGTAGAAATGGGCGGCCCCACCATTTTAGAATCGCCAACCAATGAACGTGTAGCAAAATTCGTGAAGGGGGAACAGCTTTGA
- the fetB gene encoding iron export ABC transporter permease subunit FetB: protein MSYVTLSLTLIFVLIPLLLSKTLGLGLEKDTMIATVRSIVQLLAVGFVLKFVFDSDSFLFIFLMVGLMIAAATQNARKKGTGIRGVTWKLVLTFVSIELLTQSILLGFHIVPATAQYIISLSGMVVGNSMVLSILFLNRFSAEVEANRDISELILSLGGTPKQAVHRQLITSIKASMIPTIESQKTIGLVQLPGMMSGQIIAGADPVQAVQFQLLVLFLLLSTAALTSVLLGFLSYPSLFNERMQQVSWKQDIL, encoded by the coding sequence TTGAGTTATGTAACATTGTCACTCACTCTCATTTTTGTTCTAATCCCCCTCCTCTTATCCAAGACACTTGGACTAGGGTTAGAAAAGGATACAATGATCGCGACCGTCCGTTCCATAGTCCAACTGCTCGCTGTCGGCTTTGTACTTAAGTTCGTATTTGATTCGGACAGCTTTCTATTCATTTTCTTGATGGTCGGTTTAATGATCGCTGCTGCTACGCAAAATGCACGCAAGAAAGGCACCGGGATACGAGGTGTGACATGGAAACTTGTTTTAACATTCGTCAGCATTGAACTTCTGACGCAGAGCATCCTTCTCGGCTTCCACATCGTTCCCGCGACAGCCCAATATATCATTTCCCTGAGTGGCATGGTCGTCGGCAACTCGATGGTACTGTCCATCCTGTTCCTCAATCGCTTTTCCGCCGAGGTTGAAGCGAATCGGGACATCAGCGAATTAATCCTGTCTCTTGGAGGGACTCCAAAGCAGGCTGTACATCGCCAGCTCATCACTTCGATTAAAGCAAGTATGATTCCAACGATTGAAAGTCAAAAAACGATCGGACTTGTCCAACTTCCCGGTATGATGAGCGGCCAAATCATCGCGGGTGCGGATCCGGTCCAAGCGGTGCAATTCCAATTGCTAGTCCTATTCCTTCTATTATCAACAGCTGCTCTGACAAGTGTTCTCCTTGGTTTCCTTTCGTACCCGTCGCTGTTTAATGAACGCATGCAGCAAGTATCTTGGAAACAGGACATTTTGTAG
- a CDS encoding multidrug efflux SMR transporter: MAWLYVVFAAIVEIFWVVGLRYSDSLLEWAGTVVAILFSFYFIIQACEKLPSGTVYAVFTGSGAAAIVLIDFVLFHAEFSYVKILCIGMIIIGVIGIKVTTIEVQQPETEGSEE; the protein is encoded by the coding sequence TTGGCTTGGTTATATGTTGTATTTGCCGCCATTGTAGAGATATTCTGGGTGGTTGGTCTTCGGTATTCTGATTCTCTGTTGGAATGGGCAGGCACAGTTGTCGCCATCCTATTCAGCTTCTACTTCATTATCCAAGCTTGTGAGAAATTGCCGAGTGGAACGGTTTATGCAGTATTTACAGGCTCTGGGGCGGCTGCAATCGTTTTAATCGATTTTGTTCTTTTCCATGCTGAGTTCTCTTATGTGAAAATTTTATGCATCGGCATGATTATTATAGGAGTCATCGGCATCAAGGTAACAACCATTGAAGTTCAGCAACCAGAAACGGAAGGGAGTGAGGAATAA
- a CDS encoding methionine biosynthesis PLP-dependent protein, with amino-acid sequence MKNRCLDTKFVQLGNQSDRKTGAVNPPIYLSTAYKHDGLGQSTGYDYTRTKNPTRSILEEGIAELEGGDQGYACSSGMAAIQLVLSLFRSGDELIAPEDIYGGTYRLFEQYEDLYGIQTTYASFETVEDVEQLITEKTKALFLETPTNPLMQQIEITAFADLAKRHGLYLIVDNTFLTPFFQRPIEDGADIVIHSATKYIGGHNDVLAGLVVAKGDALCEQLGKNHNAIGATLSPFDSWLVVRGLKTLHVRMRAHDANAKEMVAYLDKEPLIDSVLYAGQGGMVSFRLQKSEWVGPFLENLRLITFAESLGGVESFITYPTTQTHMDIPLEERIRRGIDDRLLRFSVGLEDVEDLIGDVQLALKAASRTTEQVSSLS; translated from the coding sequence ATGAAGAATCGATGTTTGGATACCAAATTTGTACAATTAGGCAATCAAAGTGATCGGAAAACCGGTGCCGTTAACCCACCCATTTACCTGTCCACAGCCTACAAGCATGATGGTCTTGGCCAATCAACTGGATACGATTATACCCGGACGAAAAATCCGACCCGGTCGATTTTGGAGGAAGGGATTGCAGAATTGGAAGGAGGAGATCAAGGCTATGCTTGCAGTTCAGGAATGGCCGCCATCCAACTCGTCCTGTCCTTATTCCGATCAGGGGATGAATTGATTGCCCCGGAAGATATTTATGGCGGCACCTACCGCCTATTTGAACAATATGAAGATCTGTATGGCATTCAAACCACATATGCTTCTTTTGAAACGGTGGAAGACGTCGAACAATTAATTACCGAAAAAACAAAAGCGCTGTTTCTTGAAACACCAACAAATCCGCTAATGCAACAAATCGAGATTACAGCATTCGCGGACTTAGCAAAGAGGCACGGTCTCTATCTCATCGTCGATAATACTTTCCTGACTCCGTTTTTCCAAAGGCCCATTGAGGATGGAGCGGATATCGTCATTCACAGCGCAACTAAATATATCGGCGGGCACAATGATGTCCTGGCGGGACTTGTTGTTGCAAAGGGAGACGCATTATGTGAACAGCTCGGTAAAAATCATAATGCGATCGGGGCGACCTTGTCCCCTTTTGATTCTTGGCTTGTCGTCCGCGGGTTAAAGACACTTCACGTCAGGATGCGCGCTCATGATGCCAATGCGAAAGAGATGGTTGCCTATTTGGACAAAGAGCCGCTGATCGATAGCGTGTTGTACGCTGGGCAAGGAGGAATGGTGTCTTTCAGGCTCCAAAAAAGTGAATGGGTCGGCCCCTTCCTTGAAAATCTGCGCTTGATCACGTTTGCTGAAAGCCTAGGCGGTGTCGAAAGCTTCATCACCTACCCGACAACACAAACTCATATGGATATCCCGCTCGAAGAACGCATCCGACGGGGGATTGATGATCGGCTTCTCCGTTTCTCAGTAGGGTTGGAGGACGTGGAAGATCTAATCGGAGATGTCCAACTAGCCTTGAAGGCTGCCAGCAGAACGACTGAGCAGGTTTCCTCCTTATCATAA
- a CDS encoding cyclase family protein encodes MTIKTSTEIQEALQLLKTKEWIDLTHTFSPDSPHFFMFEDAKFETLFNHDDGFLAQQFTFPGQYGTHIDAPIHFVRDTRYLEELQLKELVLPLVVIDKSKEAEEDNDFTLGVQHILEFEAVHGRIEEGTFVALRTDWSKRWPDAEAFNNKDSEGNNRIPGWGLDALQFLFEERHVKAVGHETYDTDSAVDFRAKGKLEGEYYVLEKDTYQIELMTNLDKCPAKGAVIFNIVPKPEKASGFPVRSFAILP; translated from the coding sequence ATGACGATTAAGACAAGTACAGAAATACAAGAGGCTTTGCAACTCCTAAAAACAAAGGAATGGATCGATCTCACCCATACATTCAGCCCGGATTCCCCCCATTTTTTCATGTTCGAGGATGCCAAATTTGAAACGCTTTTTAACCATGATGATGGTTTTCTTGCTCAACAATTTACCTTCCCAGGGCAATACGGAACCCATATTGACGCGCCCATCCATTTTGTCCGGGACACTCGGTATCTGGAAGAACTCCAATTGAAAGAATTGGTTCTTCCACTTGTCGTCATCGACAAATCCAAAGAAGCTGAGGAAGACAACGACTTCACGTTAGGTGTCCAGCATATTCTTGAATTTGAAGCAGTTCACGGACGTATCGAAGAAGGGACGTTTGTGGCGCTCCGAACAGATTGGAGCAAACGATGGCCCGATGCAGAAGCCTTCAATAATAAAGACAGCGAAGGCAATAATCGAATTCCAGGCTGGGGCCTTGATGCCCTTCAATTTCTTTTTGAGGAGCGCCATGTGAAGGCAGTCGGCCACGAAACATACGACACTGACTCCGCTGTGGATTTCCGAGCGAAAGGGAAATTAGAAGGAGAGTATTATGTACTTGAAAAGGATACGTACCAAATCGAATTGATGACGAACTTAGACAAATGCCCTGCAAAAGGAGCTGTTATCTTTAATATTGTACCAAAACCGGAAAAGGCGTCCGGCTTTCCGGTTCGTTCCTTCGCAATACTTCCTTAA
- a CDS encoding ABC transporter ATP-binding protein, with translation MNNQPVLDVSNLKTYFYLEKDVVAKAVDDISFSVYPGETVAIVGESGSGKSITALSIMQLINKPGKIVDGSILLKERNLASLRPKQMTTVRGNHIGMIFQEPMTALNPVFTIGSQMTETLRKHKKLSKKQAHEKAIELLRIVGIPRPEQIIHEYPHQLSGGMRQRVMIAIAISCEPDLLIADEPTTALDVTIQAQILDLLLEMQKKYNMGLLLITHDLGVVYEYTDRVMVMYGGQIVEQAPTRQLLKLTKHPYTQGLLSSLPSIDQDVERLGTISGTVPPAYNFPKGCRFSTRCPFAMERCKESNPVLTELETNHYVRCFLYDGGENS, from the coding sequence ATGAACAACCAACCTGTACTGGATGTCAGTAATCTGAAGACATATTTTTATTTAGAAAAAGATGTTGTTGCGAAAGCCGTAGATGATATCTCGTTTTCTGTCTATCCCGGTGAAACGGTCGCAATCGTCGGAGAGTCCGGCAGCGGGAAGAGCATTACGGCACTTTCCATCATGCAGTTGATCAACAAACCGGGGAAAATCGTCGACGGTTCCATCCTATTGAAGGAACGCAATCTGGCCTCGCTGAGACCAAAACAGATGACAACGGTTCGAGGCAATCATATCGGCATGATATTCCAGGAACCAATGACTGCCCTCAATCCTGTTTTTACGATAGGCAGTCAAATGACCGAGACGCTTCGCAAACACAAAAAACTTTCAAAGAAACAAGCCCATGAAAAAGCGATCGAATTATTACGCATCGTTGGCATCCCAAGACCTGAACAGATCATCCACGAATACCCACACCAACTTTCGGGCGGCATGCGCCAGCGGGTCATGATTGCCATCGCAATCTCTTGTGAACCTGATCTGCTAATTGCCGATGAACCGACAACCGCTTTGGATGTAACAATTCAAGCCCAAATTCTGGACCTGCTCCTAGAAATGCAAAAGAAGTACAATATGGGACTTTTGCTTATCACCCACGATCTCGGCGTCGTCTATGAATATACAGATCGAGTTATGGTTATGTATGGCGGGCAAATTGTTGAACAAGCGCCGACAAGACAACTTTTAAAATTGACTAAACATCCATATACCCAAGGTTTGCTCAGTAGTCTTCCAAGCATCGACCAAGACGTGGAGCGACTCGGAACAATAAGCGGCACCGTCCCGCCAGCGTACAATTTTCCGAAAGGTTGCCGATTTTCCACTCGTTGCCCTTTTGCCATGGAACGTTGCAAAGAATCGAATCCGGTATTGACTGAACTCGAGACAAATCATTACGTCCGTTGTTTTTTATACGATGGAGGTGAGAATTCATGA
- a CDS encoding ABC transporter ATP-binding protein: MTLKTSESSHYQTTEVEKEVLIDVQNVKKYFPIKGGVLKRTIGHLKAVDDVSFTIYKGETLGIVGESGSGKSTLGRLLIRLLDPTEGKIFFQDADITHLKQRQVRPYRQDMQIVFQDPFASLNSKMSVEQLIEEPLLVQGLLNKSERKSRILEIIEKVGLRPSDRQKYPHEFSGGQRQRISIARALVLKPKFVICDEPVSALDVSIQAQVLNLMKDLQDEFGLTYLFIAHDLSVVKHISERVAVMYLGRLAEIAPKNRLYENPLHPYTKALLSSIPIIDLDEDASKVKQEKIKLSGDLPSPANPPSGCTFRTRCPRAHDRCAVDRPELLEIETDHFVACHLYDSK; the protein is encoded by the coding sequence ATGACGCTTAAGACGAGTGAATCCAGTCACTATCAAACAACCGAAGTGGAAAAAGAGGTTTTGATCGATGTCCAAAACGTCAAGAAGTATTTCCCGATCAAAGGAGGCGTGCTAAAACGAACAATCGGCCATTTAAAAGCGGTTGATGATGTTTCTTTCACAATCTACAAAGGTGAAACATTAGGGATTGTAGGAGAATCGGGTTCCGGCAAATCCACATTGGGCAGGTTGCTGATTCGTCTTCTTGATCCAACTGAGGGGAAAATTTTTTTTCAAGACGCGGATATCACGCATTTAAAACAGAGGCAGGTACGGCCCTATCGACAGGATATGCAAATCGTCTTTCAGGACCCATTCGCCTCCCTGAATTCTAAAATGAGTGTAGAACAACTGATCGAGGAGCCTCTGCTTGTCCAAGGCCTTTTGAACAAAAGCGAACGCAAATCCAGGATATTGGAAATTATCGAGAAGGTCGGCTTGCGTCCCAGTGACCGCCAAAAATATCCGCATGAATTTTCAGGTGGACAGCGTCAACGGATCAGCATTGCACGTGCATTGGTGTTGAAGCCAAAGTTTGTTATTTGTGATGAACCTGTCTCAGCACTCGATGTTTCTATTCAAGCTCAAGTACTGAATCTGATGAAAGACCTTCAAGATGAATTCGGCTTGACATACCTTTTCATCGCCCATGATTTAAGTGTCGTCAAACATATCAGTGAACGGGTCGCTGTCATGTACTTAGGCCGTCTTGCCGAAATCGCGCCAAAAAACAGGCTGTATGAGAACCCATTGCACCCCTATACGAAGGCCTTGCTATCTTCCATTCCGATTATCGATCTGGATGAAGATGCCAGCAAAGTGAAACAAGAAAAAATCAAATTATCCGGGGATCTGCCAAGTCCCGCCAATCCGCCTTCCGGCTGCACATTCCGGACAAGATGTCCCCGTGCACATGATCGTTGTGCGGTTGATCGGCCGGAGTTACTCGAGATTGAAACGGACCATTTCGTCGCTTGTCATTTATATGACAGCAAATAA
- a CDS encoding peptide-binding protein produces the protein MKRSKQYVFLLLLLLVFGMVLTACNKEDDKEGAATEEKPAAEETKKEDEGADSSGPKEGGTITGAMYSAPTGMFNPIFYQEAYEANILDFTHEGLVSQDENLEFIPSLAKEWKVNDDQTEITFTLEEGVKWHDGEEFTADDVVYTYKAMSDPDYVNAGGVRTTYVTPLLGYDEYVSGETDEFIGVVADSDYQVTFKFKEPNVTPLDTASFPVIPEHIFKDIPVAEIPEAEESLQPGKVIGTGPFKFSEMVEREQYVLEKHGDYWQGAPHLDKVVWKVIAQSVMTGLLEKGEIDFIASPGGIAPADYEMVSEYGNITIVEQPDFGYQLMGFKQNHRTTEDVESGEINPDNWIPNKKISNPKVRQAIAYAVNRQGLVGEGHGQGLLHGRGQPINSPIATQFWVYDDNAAINYTYDPEKAMQMLDEEGYVDVDGDGFREDPEGNKWVLNLDYPTGNELRERSAPLLKNDLEKVGIEVNMRQPKEMSAYVPDLTNDNTDFDLYLIGWSLSSTDPDPSGLWGTKVGYNFSRWNNPKSEELLEKGLKAPDAFDKDYRAEVYKEWQQLFSEDLPALLLYAQNSIWAYNDRIQGIKPLPHTMYSDAHEWWVEDAK, from the coding sequence GTGAAACGAAGTAAACAGTATGTATTCCTACTTCTCCTGCTATTGGTTTTCGGTATGGTATTAACAGCCTGCAATAAGGAGGATGACAAAGAAGGGGCTGCTACTGAAGAGAAGCCGGCAGCAGAAGAGACAAAGAAAGAAGATGAAGGGGCAGATAGCTCTGGTCCTAAAGAAGGCGGGACGATTACTGGCGCAATGTATTCTGCTCCAACAGGTATGTTCAACCCAATTTTCTATCAAGAGGCATATGAAGCAAATATCCTTGACTTTACCCATGAAGGCTTAGTTTCTCAAGATGAGAATTTAGAGTTTATTCCAAGCCTTGCGAAAGAATGGAAAGTAAATGATGACCAAACTGAAATTACATTCACATTGGAAGAAGGAGTCAAGTGGCACGATGGAGAGGAATTCACTGCGGATGACGTCGTGTATACGTATAAAGCAATGTCCGATCCAGATTATGTAAATGCTGGTGGCGTTCGTACGACCTATGTTACACCATTACTCGGATATGATGAGTATGTTTCTGGAGAGACGGATGAGTTCATCGGCGTCGTGGCGGACAGTGACTACCAAGTTACTTTCAAATTCAAAGAGCCAAACGTCACACCACTGGACACAGCTAGCTTCCCTGTTATTCCTGAACATATCTTTAAGGATATTCCAGTAGCTGAAATCCCTGAAGCAGAAGAATCCCTACAACCAGGAAAAGTAATCGGAACCGGTCCTTTCAAATTTTCGGAAATGGTCGAACGGGAACAATATGTTCTTGAGAAGCATGGTGACTACTGGCAAGGGGCTCCACATCTCGACAAAGTTGTCTGGAAGGTCATCGCCCAATCGGTCATGACTGGATTGCTTGAAAAAGGTGAAATCGACTTTATCGCAAGTCCGGGCGGGATTGCGCCTGCCGATTATGAAATGGTTAGTGAATACGGCAATATTACAATCGTTGAACAACCGGATTTCGGTTATCAGTTAATGGGCTTCAAGCAGAACCACCGGACTACTGAAGATGTGGAATCCGGCGAAATCAATCCAGACAACTGGATTCCGAACAAAAAGATTTCAAATCCGAAAGTCCGCCAAGCAATCGCTTATGCTGTAAACCGTCAAGGCCTTGTTGGTGAAGGGCACGGGCAAGGGTTGCTGCACGGCCGCGGCCAACCGATCAATTCACCAATCGCTACGCAATTCTGGGTATATGACGATAATGCTGCCATCAATTACACTTATGACCCGGAAAAAGCAATGCAAATGCTTGATGAAGAAGGATATGTCGATGTTGACGGTGACGGATTCCGTGAAGATCCAGAAGGCAATAAGTGGGTTCTTAACCTCGACTACCCGACTGGTAATGAGTTACGTGAAAGATCAGCTCCATTATTGAAAAACGATCTAGAGAAAGTCGGTATTGAGGTGAACATGCGTCAGCCGAAGGAAATGTCCGCTTATGTTCCAGACTTGACGAACGACAATACAGACTTCGACCTCTATCTGATCGGCTGGAGCCTCAGCAGTACCGACCCGGACCCATCCGGCCTGTGGGGCACAAAGGTAGGCTATAACTTCTCCCGCTGGAATAATCCGAAGTCCGAAGAGCTTTTGGAAAAAGGTTTGAAAGCGCCTGACGCATTCGACAAGGATTACCGTGCGGAAGTTTATAAAGAATGGCAACAACTTTTCTCCGAGGACTTGCCGGCATTGTTATTGTACGCACAAAACAGCATTTGGGCATACAATGACCGGATCCAAGGAATCAAGCCACTGCCGCATACTATGTACTCAGACGCTCACGAATGGTGGGTAGAGGACGCTAAGTAA